In the Cydia fagiglandana chromosome 5, ilCydFagi1.1, whole genome shotgun sequence genome, one interval contains:
- the LOC134664623 gene encoding uncharacterized protein LOC134664623 yields the protein MIANLPLLFAKGNPTGLSTVTAEELERFITFMVACSWGRDTAKDIRQPPWWPADVAFSHPFVRPAVVPDDWEGRLKNLVKRCYDYHKSAFLLVFSAQLARYPRRRLRYVDNRDRTTSLYYRPNGRLLVTFRNENMFYDRPKNLDSAEPQVKSDIYLCDNCDSHFDNVEILRAHERLCNNEEVPTSSEPTGRLPEFLSALKLKPQGEKVETTSRDVDGDSRQRNARSAANIDRGPPYPFSSLAYLKNAKTNVNLDKSYSRERIERYCCTSTPLNNKPSALKSKNQQFPIRYRRPIDYWQRRHVFPYQRNKDVLDLKGQLLLLKCKPISVNVDRMSLESMNEYIDKLRKEAESKKTQTEDKDIVFVDGDDQPTDPLKRDECEVIDLCSDDESPVNENVDPRAGVACVVRGGAVLRRTAATAAPLVLPAAPCGARQRPLPLTLPAVLSPTHPHPHPVILIAHTLNNIQTISID from the coding sequence ATGATCGCGAACCTGCCGCTATTATTCGCCAAAGGCAACCCGACGGGGCTGTCGACGGTGACGGCGGAGGAGCTGGAGCGATTCATCACATTCATGGTGGCGTGTTCGTGGGGTCGGGACACGGCGAAGGATATCCGCCAGCCGCCGTGGTGGCCCGCGGACGTCGCGTTCTCGCACCCGTTCGTGCGGCCGGCCGTCGTGCCTGACGACTGGGAGGGCAGGCTGAAGAATCTGGTGAAACGATGCTACGACTACCACAAGAGTGCGTTCCTGCTGGTGTTCTCCGCGCAGCTGGCGCGCTACCCGCGCCGCCGCCTGCGCTACGTGGACAACCGCGACCGCACCACGTCGCTGTACTACCGGCCCAACGGCCGCCTGCTCGTCACCTTCCGCAACGAGAACATGTTCTACGACCGCCCGAAGAACCTTGACTCTGCCGAACCTCAGGTCAAATCCGATATCTATCTCTGTGATAATTGTGACAGTCATTTTGACAATGTTGAGATATTGAGAGCCCATGAGAGACTCTGCAACAATGAGGAGGTGCCGACTAGTTCTGAACCCACCGGAAGGCTACCAGAATTTCTTTCCGCTCTAAAACTCAAACCGCAGGGTGAGAAAGTAGAAACTACATCCAGAGATGTGGATGGGGACAGCCGTCAAAGAAATGCCAGATCAGCCGCAAACATTGATCGGGGACCTCCATACCCATTTTCCTCCTTAGCCTACTTGAAAAATGCGAAAACGAATGTGAACCTAGACAAAAGCTACTCACGAGAAAGAATTGAAAGATACTGCTGCACATCCACACCATTGAACAACAAGCCGTCAGCTCTAAAGAGCAAAAACCAACAGTTTCCAATACGGTACAGACGGCCAATAGACTATTGGCAGAGGCGGCACGTCTTTCCCTACCAGCGAAACAAGGATGTACTAGATCTGAAAGGACAGCTTCTGCTATTGAAATGTAAGCCAATCAGCGTAAACGTTGACAGGATGTCACTCGAGAGCATGAACGAGTACATTGACAAACTCCGAAAAGAGGCAGAGAGCAAAAAGACTCAAACCGAGGACAAAGATATAGTGTTTGTGGACGGAGATGATCAGCCTACAGATCCGCTGAAGCGTGATGAGTGTGAAGTTATTGATTTGTGTTCGGACGATGAGTCGCCGGTGAATGAGAATGTTGATCCGCGCGCGGGCGTGGCGTGCGTGGTTCGTGGCGGGGCAGTGCTGCGGCGCACGGCTGCGACTGCGGCGCCCCTGGTACTGCCCGCGGCGCCGTGCGGCGCTCGCCAGCGCCCGCTGCCGCTCACTCTGCCAGCAGTCTTGAGCCCAACGCACCCACATCCGCATCCTGTCATTCTCATCGCGCACACACTCAACAACATACAGACAATTTCCATCGATTGA
- the LOC134664656 gene encoding transmembrane protein 181, which yields MDSANVGYSYHLPAGGWNYKIRNTLSQFSDLFSEFNKYIAPAYHHDRCERSVQMRIYSMHKGEFVMVFIAFFACFGLGVFIGLAGPSPTSTTAVTASSILTNTSNIYSGPFHLHSPSLGTKVQQLWLLAEINTNNNDEEIFDKSFQISISIDGVLSDHTTFNLLPESELTNRTQHLKCKQQVCEEVLVLHLGSLEYTHYMLHVHFYGLQEFHKRYFIKEIFFYFKTYNPAFTQMETWFRFIFLLTTFTVACWFAHSLRKYSTHDWAIEQKWLSLLLPMLLLYNDPIFPLRLVSGSCFAPLLDSIFQTTFLACVMLSWLALYHGLRQNERGFLSFYLLKLLVVGAAWTPAVVLAVWQKYRGYQDPTYNYTQNPNYEMVKIMFFTAIVVYFLYLVILIVKAYSDLRNMPFFDVRLRCLSIVVGTVCTITALLGAQSWGPAALQDHWASQPRVHYDTSAPFMALYGLFNFNMYILAYLFSPGGGSIHETAITKDNPAFSMINDSDEEVIYGSDEESRRPLNSHHRMNEDI from the exons ATGGATTCGGCTAACGTCGGCTATTCGTACCATTTGCCAGCTGGCGGGTGGAATTATAAAATACGGAATACTTTATCTCAATTTAGCGATTTATTTAGTGAATTTAATAAGTATATTGCTCCGGCGTACCATCATGACCGGTGTGAGAG GTCCGTTCAGATGAGGATTTACTCAATGCACAAAGGGGAGTTCGTGATGGTGTTCATAGCTTTTTTCGCTTGCTTCGGTCTGGGTGTCTTTATAGGATTAGCTG GCCCCTCGCCGACATCCACCACGGCCGTAACCGCTTCGAGTATCCTTACCAACACGAGTAACATCTACAGCGGGCCCTTTCACCTCCACAGTCCCTCGCTGGGCACCAAAGTGCAGCAGCTGTGGCTGTTAGCCGAAATTAACACTAATAACAATGATG AAGAAATTTTCGACAAGAGTTTCCAAATAAGTATATCTATAGACGGAGTGTTGAGCGACCACACAACCTTCAACTTGCTACCAGAAAGCGAACTAACTAACAG AACACAACACCTGAAATGCAAGCAGCAGGTGTGCGAAGAAGTGCTAGTCCTGCACCTGGGTTCCCTCGAGTACACGCACTACATGCTGCACGTACACTTCTATGGCCTCCAGGAGTTCCATAAGCGGTACTTCATCAAGGAGATATTTTTCTAC TTTAAAACCTACAACCCGGCCTTCACGCAGATGGAAACATGGTTCCGCTTCATATTCCTTCTCACCACGTTCACTGTCGCC TGTTGGTTCGCGCACTCGCTTAGAAAGTACTCCACACACGACTGGGCGATCGAGCAGAAATGGCTGTCGTTGCTATTGCCAATGCTGTTATTGTACAATG ACCCTATATTCCCTCTCCGTCTGGTCTCCGGCAGCTGTTTCGCGCCGCTGTTGGACTCcatcttccagacaaccttcctTGCTTGTGTCATGCTATCCTGGCTGGCCCTCTACCACGGACTTAGACAG AACGAGCGAGGTTTCCTGTCATTCTACCTGTTGAAGCTGCTAGTGGTGGGCGCGGCGTGGACGCCGGCCGTGGTGCTCGCCGTGTGGCAGAAGTACCGCGGCTACCAAGACCCCACCTACAACTACACACAGAATCCTAATTACGAG ATGGTGAAGATAATGTTCTTCACGGCGATCGTCGTCTACTTCCTGTACCTGGTTATCCTGATCGTCAAGGCCTACAGCGACCTTAGGAATATGCCATTCTTCG ATGTCCGACTCCGCTGCCTCTCCATAGTAGTAGGCACAGTTTGCACGATAACTGCCCTCCTCGGCGCTCAATCCTGGGGCCCCGCGGCGCTACAAGACCACTGGGCGTCGCAGCCGCGGGTGCACTACGATACTTCTGCGCCCTTCATGGCGCTCTACGGGCTGTTCAACTTTAACATGTACATATTGGCGTATCTGTTCTCTCCGGGAGGCGGGTCGATACACG aAACCGCCATAACCAAAGACAACCCAGCGTTCTCTATGATCAACGATTCCGACGAAGAAGTCATCTATGGCTCTGACGAAGAGAGTCGACGACCCCTAAACTCCCACCACCGGATGAACGAAGACATATGA